In Nycticebus coucang isolate mNycCou1 chromosome 9, mNycCou1.pri, whole genome shotgun sequence, the following are encoded in one genomic region:
- the C9H6orf62 gene encoding uncharacterized protein C6orf62 homolog isoform X2: MSENLSDPVSPVVRKKKSALFEVSEVIPVMTNNYEENILKGVRDSSYSLESSIELLQKDVVQLHAPRYQSMRRDVIGCTQEMDFILWPRNDIEKIVCLLFSRWKESDEPFRPVQAKFEFHQGDYEKQFLHVLSRKDKTGIVVNNPNQSVFLFIDRQHLQTPKNKATIFKLCSICLYLPQEQLTHWAVGTIEDHLRPYMPE, encoded by the exons ATGAGTGAAAACCTGAGTGATCCTGTGTCTCCCGTGGTGCGA aagaaaaagtCAGCACTTTTTGAAGTGTCTGAGGTTATACCAGTCATGACaaataattatgaagaaaatatccTGAAAGGTGTGCGAGATTCCAGCTATTCCTTGGAAAGTTCCATAGAGCTTTTACAGAAGGATGTGGTACAGCTCCATGCTCCTCGATACCAGTCTATGAGAAGG GATGTAATTGGCTGTACTCAGGAGATGGATTTCATTCTTTGGCCTCGGAATGATATTGAAAAAATTGTCTGTCTCCTGTTTTCTAGGTGGAAGGAATCTGATGAGCCTTTTAGGCCTGTTCAg gCCAAATTTGAGTTTCATCAGGGTGACTATGAAAAACAGTTTCTGCATGTACTGAGCCGAAAGGACAAGACTGGAATTGTTGTCAACAATCCGAACCAGTCAGTGTTTCTCTTCATTGACAGACAGCACTTGCAG ACTCCAAAAAACAAAGCTACAATCTTCAAGTTATGCAGCATCTGCCTCTATCTGCCACAGGAACAGCTCACCCACTGGGCAGTTGGCACCATAGAGGATCACCTCCGTCCTTATATGCCAGAATAG
- the C9H6orf62 gene encoding uncharacterized protein C6orf62 homolog isoform X1 has translation MGDPNSRKKQALNRLRAQLRKKKESLADQFDFKMYIAFVFKEKKKKSALFEVSEVIPVMTNNYEENILKGVRDSSYSLESSIELLQKDVVQLHAPRYQSMRRDVIGCTQEMDFILWPRNDIEKIVCLLFSRWKESDEPFRPVQAKFEFHQGDYEKQFLHVLSRKDKTGIVVNNPNQSVFLFIDRQHLQTPKNKATIFKLCSICLYLPQEQLTHWAVGTIEDHLRPYMPE, from the exons ATGGGGGACCCAAACTCCCGGAAGAAACAAGCTCTGAACAGACTACGTGCTCagcttagaaagaaaaaagaatctctagCTGACCAGTTTGACTTCAAGATGTATATTGCCTTTGTATTCAAGGAGAAG aagaaaaagtCAGCACTTTTTGAAGTGTCTGAGGTTATACCAGTCATGACaaataattatgaagaaaatatccTGAAAGGTGTGCGAGATTCCAGCTATTCCTTGGAAAGTTCCATAGAGCTTTTACAGAAGGATGTGGTACAGCTCCATGCTCCTCGATACCAGTCTATGAGAAGG GATGTAATTGGCTGTACTCAGGAGATGGATTTCATTCTTTGGCCTCGGAATGATATTGAAAAAATTGTCTGTCTCCTGTTTTCTAGGTGGAAGGAATCTGATGAGCCTTTTAGGCCTGTTCAg gCCAAATTTGAGTTTCATCAGGGTGACTATGAAAAACAGTTTCTGCATGTACTGAGCCGAAAGGACAAGACTGGAATTGTTGTCAACAATCCGAACCAGTCAGTGTTTCTCTTCATTGACAGACAGCACTTGCAG ACTCCAAAAAACAAAGCTACAATCTTCAAGTTATGCAGCATCTGCCTCTATCTGCCACAGGAACAGCTCACCCACTGGGCAGTTGGCACCATAGAGGATCACCTCCGTCCTTATATGCCAGAATAG